In Aequorivita sp. H23M31, a single window of DNA contains:
- a CDS encoding DUF6252 family protein has protein sequence MKNLVLFLLILISMVSCEDHETNEFAIQAKIGDRLYISTEARASMGEDGGYIIQGSSSSESLTIRLSQLKEDTFMIGEGSSNYATFEDFNGNLFSTLPDGTGSVTISEVDEVNKTLSGIFNFNATLPGIDTIYVSKGVLYNVPYDFGQIDIPGEAGTFSAKINGVPFLPLIVTAVEAGGSIKVAGSKLTESIVLTLPSGVQLGEFQLSDEGYSATYQNEEGMQTSTEGRISITEHDLVTGSLKGTFSFLTDQSEITEGQFEVIY, from the coding sequence ATGAAAAATCTTGTATTGTTTCTTTTAATACTCATTTCGATGGTTTCCTGTGAAGACCATGAAACCAATGAATTTGCAATACAGGCAAAGATAGGCGATAGACTCTATATTTCCACCGAAGCACGCGCTTCAATGGGAGAAGATGGCGGTTATATAATTCAGGGTTCTTCTTCATCGGAATCTCTAACAATACGATTATCCCAATTAAAGGAGGACACCTTTATGATAGGCGAAGGTTCTTCCAATTACGCCACTTTTGAGGACTTTAACGGGAATTTATTTTCAACCCTTCCAGATGGAACGGGATCGGTTACGATTTCGGAGGTGGATGAAGTGAACAAAACTCTTAGCGGTATTTTTAATTTTAACGCAACGCTTCCTGGGATAGATACCATTTATGTTTCCAAGGGAGTTCTATATAATGTTCCTTATGATTTTGGACAAATAGATATTCCTGGAGAAGCCGGCACATTTTCAGCAAAAATCAATGGAGTCCCTTTCTTGCCACTTATAGTTACAGCAGTTGAAGCGGGTGGCTCCATAAAAGTAGCGGGGAGTAAATTAACCGAATCCATCGTACTTACTCTTCCGAGTGGCGTTCAATTAGGTGAATTCCAACTTTCTGACGAAGGGTATAGTGCCACTTACCAAAATGAGGAGGGTATGCAAACTTCTACCGAAGGGCGTATATCTATTACTGAACACGATTTGGTAACAGGTAGCCTTAAGGGAACTTTCTCCTTTCTTACCGATCAGAGTGAAATTACCGAGGGTCAATTTGAGGTTATTTACTAA
- a CDS encoding 30S ribosomal protein S16, which translates to MPVKLRLQRHGKKGKPYYWIIAADSRMKRAGRYLEKLGHYSPTTNPAQIELDVDSAVKWLQNGAQPTDTVRAILSYKGALLKNHLAGGVRKGALTEEQAETKFNEWLESKKGSIDHKKATLSEAQEKAKAEKLVAEKAVSDKRAADAAAAAAPEKEEEVTDVAAETATEEVPAEEKEDNKEA; encoded by the coding sequence ATGCCTGTAAAACTTAGATTACAAAGACACGGAAAAAAAGGGAAACCTTATTATTGGATTATCGCTGCCGATAGCCGAATGAAAAGAGCGGGAAGATACCTTGAAAAATTAGGTCATTATAGCCCAACTACCAACCCTGCACAAATTGAACTTGATGTTGATAGCGCTGTAAAATGGCTTCAAAATGGAGCACAGCCTACAGATACTGTTCGTGCCATTCTTTCTTATAAAGGTGCTTTACTTAAAAATCACCTAGCTGGAGGAGTTCGCAAAGGCGCCTTGACTGAGGAACAAGCCGAAACGAAATTTAATGAGTGGTTAGAATCCAAAAAAGGTTCTATCGATCATAAAAAAGCCACCTTGTCTGAAGCACAGGAAAAAGCTAAAGCCGAAAAACTTGTCGCTGAAAAAGCTGTAAGTGATAAACGTGCTGCTGATGCCGCGGCCGCCGCTGCTCCTGAAAAAGAAGAAGAAGTAACCGATGTCGCTGCTGAAACTGCAACGGAAGAAGTTCCTGCTGAAGAAAAAGAAGACAACAAAGAAGCTTAA